The Oryctolagus cuniculus chromosome 12, mOryCun1.1, whole genome shotgun sequence genomic interval GGGAAATGCATGTTACATATGAAAGGAAAATGTTAAGTCtgcattaggaaaaaaagaaatgttaactgaAGCTGCTGAGATTGTTTTTGGAGGAGACAGCATCTGCATTGGCATAGATGATCTGTGAAAGACATGTGAAAGTGAATAGGTGTCAACCAGCTTGATAAATGTCAAGTAGTCTGTTTTGGTTGAAGAGTGAGGGTGTATGGCATAAATAAAACCAGATTATATATGTTTGACTGGCATGCTAaggatttcacattttaaaattttttgaatttaagGAATAATGGGATGTTGTAAATGGGAGAGTGAGATATAGAAAGAGGAAGGCTTCTTTCTTCCAATTACATAAAGAAGGtaagttgaaacaaaaaaaagagctgaACAAGGAAAACTTGATGGCACAGGATGAATGAATTGCCCAGGTAAGACAGCGAACAGGAGAAGAGGAAGACGATGGAATAAGGATATACAGTAAGAGATGAAAGTGATCCCTGGATGGCACAGGGACAATTTAGAAACCCAGAGGCTAGGTTCACAATGGAAATTTTCTTATAAGTAGtgtgaatgaaggaaggaaaccTAGAGTTCACTTGAGAGCACACCACAAATAGCTATTAACATTAGGTCATTGAGGATATCTGATAAAGTCATTTCCCTAACTTTGGCAGCAATAGGCATAGTTAAGTATATAAGGGTCTGAATAGTAGAAAAGAATTGGTGGGAAACACAGACATTTCAAGAAATTTCTTGCAAAAAAAGAGGAgacattaaggaaaaaataactaAAGATGATAAGAGTTAAAAAGCATTGCTTTTTGGAGTTTTGCTTTGTCTATTGCTGATGAGTCATTCCAAGTAGTCTGTCAGTAGATGAAAGAGTTAAAACCAAAAGGAGGGATTTAAAAGGTGAGCTAAAGATGTCTTCACCCTGAATTAACTGGAGAATCCATGCTTCATAACAAGTGGAAGATTAAAATCAAGATGTATACTGAGGTACTTCCCACATAGCCTGGATTTCATGGTACTCAGATGTAAAACAGTTTTATGCAGTATTGAAGAGAGCTGGCCCTGGAATCAAAGACACTTGTCCAAATTCTAGCCCAATGACTCTGCAGCCAAGTAACTTTAGTGAAGTTACTTATCGTCTCTGTGCCTCTGATTTATTCAAAATGGAACTAATAAATATGGAAAGATTGAATTATTATATTGTgaagtgcttagaacagtgccaGGGCATTGTTGGCCTgtgttaaatgttaaatattatgtTAATATCTGTTTTTAAATCTCCACTAGGATTTTTATATCCTTACTAGCTGTCTGTCTAATTATGATACAGTTATTTTGATAATAAATATCATGAATTATTATACTTGAAATTTAAACCTGTGAAGAATTCCTACTCCTCCTCTCTTAAGATGTAGAAttaaaacttataaaaataattagcTTCAAAATTAACTGCAAGTGAAACTTTAATCACTCAATCAACACCAATCCATGAATAACTgttggagagaaaaagagaatgttgcacttaaagaataattaaaataatgacgGAAAATGACCACAAGACCAACAGATATAAATTGCTTTTCTCAATCTATGAAGCCTAATCTTGTTATCAGGAGTGAGTTCAAGATTGAGCTCCTTGACAGTGTAACAGATAAAGACCATCCAAAACTCAAGAGGCACCAAGGGCCTGATACATTATTaagcatttcttaaaaattcttccatgtttctTCCTACTACCAAGATATATCATCATAACCTCCTCAAAGGTTTTGTATTCAGCCAAGTACATGTTACATCTGAGATCCAAGAATCCTTCCCAGTTAGTGTTCTTAGTTCCTGACTCTTATGCCTACCTATTTATTTCCCCTTCTTTAGGGTTGTTTCCAGGCAAGTCTGCAGCCTGGATCCATGGATGATGGCAATACCTCAGTGGTGTCTGAGTTTGTACTGCTGGGACTTTCTAGGTCTCGGGAACTccagtttttcttctttgttttcttctctgtgttaTATGTGGTCACAGTGCTGGGAAACCTTCTCATCGTCATCGCGGTGACTTCCGACTCCAGTCTGCACTCCCCCATGTACTTCCTCCTGGGAAACCTTTCCTTTGTAGACATCTGTCAGGTTTCTTTTGCTACCCCCAAGATGATTGCAGATTTTCTGAGTGAACGCAAGACGATATCCTTCGGTAGCTGCATAGCCCAGATTTTCTTCATTCACCTTTTTACTGGGGGTGAGATGGTGCTGCTTGTCTCCATGGCCTATGACAGATATGTGGCAATATGCAAACCCTTACACTATGTGGTCATCATGAGCCAAAGGACATGCACTGTCCTGGTGTTGATTTCCTGGGCTGTAGGCTTAGTGCACACATTAAGCCAGCTGTCATTTACAGTAAACTTGCCCTTTTGTGGGCCCAATATAGTAGACAGCTTTTTTTGTGATCTTCCTCGAGTAACTAAACTTGCCTGCCTAGACTCTTACAACACTGAAATACTAATTGTGGTCAATAGTGGAATTCTCTCCCTAAgtactttctctctcttggtCAGTTCTTACGTTGTTATTCTTGTTAcagtctggttcaagtcctcagcTGCGATGGCCAAAGCATTTTCTACATTGGCTGCTCACATCACAGTAGTGATATTATTCTTCGGACCTTGTATCTTCATCTATGTGTGGCCCTTTACCACCTATCCTGTGGATAAAGTTCTTGCTATATTTTACACTGTTTTCACCCCCATCCTCAATCCCATTATTTACACACTAAGGAATAGGGATATGAAGGTGGCCATGAGTAAAATTGTGACCCACTACCTGAGACCCAAGAAAATTTCTGAGATGCCACTAGTAGTGAGGAATTCTTTTTATTAAGTTGAAATTCCTTCAAACTCCTCAAATCAACAATGTATCTACAAACAATTTCAATGCATTCTTGTGGCATATATCAACTGTGggaaaatatttaagattttttaaaattatttcaatggCTATTAACAAGGCTTTCCCCAGATATCACCTAAGTAAAAGTTAAGTCATTGGGTATGTGATTACTGGTTCTAGCAGTAAAATCTGATTATTACATGGGTAGAATATATGCATTCATTGTTTTGATTTAGGCAAATATGCATATCATGGGGGAAATGAATGAGAACCCCATTCTTTGGTGGGCATAAATTTAGATATTTTCATTGTCTTATGAGTTTTTTAATGACACACCTTGAAAAACTGTACAAATAATACTTAAGAAGCTGAAGTTGAATTTTTCCAGTGTTAGAGGATAGAAAATCTATTGATTTAAGATACATGCATGGGTCTAAGTATAGATTCTTAGGTTATTAAATCCTACCCTAACATAATTTATATCTATCTTGTATGATTTTCCAGTGTTCAACAATGATTTTAAACATGGAATGGTAAATAATCAGAAGCTTCCATTTCAAGAGTCTCATTTGATAGGATGTCTATGATCAGTTAGGATAATTCCTCTTTCCAGTGAAATTGTGAGTTATAGGAAAGAGAGGAGAATTTTCAAAGTCAAACCATTTCAACACCAGTTTTTTAGTCTGTGCTTTGAGTAGTATTGCAACACTATTTGTACTTGGACCAAATATGAGGTGTGTAGTATGAAAGAACCAGTGTTAAACATACATCCAGTTGGCAACCTGTATCTTACAGCTGCACCTCTACCTAGGACTCTACAGACCATTAGATTTACTCATGTTCATTATAATGTTTAACATTACTTTTCCAAATCCCTCAGTtcctaaaagaaaatgaaacattatGTCAAGGATGAAGACATTAGTTTAGCACTTCATTGTTTCCCTTATATCCTCCAAGATACAGTTAATCTTTTCTGACTCCATCTCTAACAGAAACATCGTTAAATAAAATACTGAAGGAATCTTTCCACTATGTGCTCTCTCTATAGCATGTGAGCGCTTCTGTGACCCGAGATTGTTGCTGTTTTCTATTCTCAAATGTTCTTTATGAGTAAAGGTGGCAAAACGGTAGTTTACATCTTGGTATATATTTAAATTCCTCACCTCTTCCAGGAATCTTtacatgcttatttatttctaattttggaATTTCCTGAGTAGCT includes:
- the LOC103351148 gene encoding olfactory receptor 4K5, with protein sequence MDDGNTSVVSEFVLLGLSRSRELQFFFFVFFSVLYVVTVLGNLLIVIAVTSDSSLHSPMYFLLGNLSFVDICQVSFATPKMIADFLSERKTISFGSCIAQIFFIHLFTGGEMVLLVSMAYDRYVAICKPLHYVVIMSQRTCTVLVLISWAVGLVHTLSQLSFTVNLPFCGPNIVDSFFCDLPRVTKLACLDSYNTEILIVVNSGILSLSTFSLLVSSYVVILVTVWFKSSAAMAKAFSTLAAHITVVILFFGPCIFIYVWPFTTYPVDKVLAIFYTVFTPILNPIIYTLRNRDMKVAMSKIVTHYLRPKKISEMPLVVRNSFY